In one Cellulomonas sp. JZ18 genomic region, the following are encoded:
- a CDS encoding GDSL-type esterase/lipase family protein, which produces MGELPLRLAVIGDELVAGAGDPRGLGWVGRVAARTPAPDHPLTVLTLAVPGENSTELGVRWDPEVSRRLAPDADNRLVVGIGRADVTAGLSLARSRLNLANVLDVAEQRRIPAFVVGPPPGAPEDGDKIAELSAALGDVAARRRVPYVDMYTPLAAHDQWLADMATSPAHLPGQAGYGLMAWLVLHTGWHAWLGLPDDA; this is translated from the coding sequence GTGGGTGAGCTGCCGCTCCGGCTCGCGGTCATCGGGGACGAGCTGGTCGCGGGCGCCGGGGACCCCCGGGGTCTCGGCTGGGTCGGCCGCGTGGCCGCGCGCACGCCGGCACCGGACCACCCGCTGACCGTGCTCACGCTGGCCGTGCCCGGTGAGAACAGCACCGAGCTCGGCGTGCGCTGGGACCCGGAGGTCTCGCGGCGCCTGGCGCCGGACGCCGACAACCGGCTCGTCGTGGGCATCGGACGCGCCGACGTGACCGCCGGGCTCTCGCTCGCGCGCAGCCGGCTCAACCTCGCCAACGTGCTCGACGTCGCCGAGCAGCGCCGCATCCCGGCGTTCGTCGTCGGCCCGCCGCCCGGCGCACCGGAGGACGGCGACAAGATCGCCGAGCTCTCGGCCGCGCTCGGGGACGTCGCCGCGCGCCGCCGGGTCCCCTACGTGGACATGTACACGCCGCTCGCCGCCCACGACCAGTGGCTCGCGGACATGGCGACCTCGCCCGCGCACCTGCCCGGGCAGGCCGGCTACGGCCTCATGGCGTGGCTCGTGCTGCACACGGGCTGGCACGCCTGGCTGGGCCTGCCCGACGACGCCTGA
- a CDS encoding 50S ribosomal protein bL37 — protein sequence MSKRGRKRRSRKGNAANHGKRPNA from the coding sequence ATGAGCAAGCGCGGCCGCAAGCGCCGTTCCCGCAAGGGCAACGCCGCGAACCACGGCAAGCGTCCCAACGCCTGA
- a CDS encoding type IV pilus twitching motility protein PilT produces the protein MAETQSVIPFLHALVSTNGSDLHCKVGSAPRVRVDGRLRKLQAPDLRPADTERMLDEVLPDDLVETFRTTKEADFAYSVPGVGRFRVNAYQARGTYGLVFRRVGVGAQSLTELGLPEVVGELALEPRGLVLVTGPTGSGKTTTLASMVDLINTLREVNIVTIEDPIEILHADKRAIVSQREVRQDTENFTVALRAAMRQDPDVILVGEMRDVETVRAALSAAETGHLVLSTLHTIDAAETVNRIVDFFPPHEQKQVRIALAQALRGIVSQRLLRRADGTGRVSAIEVMVNTGRTAEAIIEPQENPPITELIKEGDFYKMQTFDQHLFTLVRDAVVTYEDALAVASNPHDLTLELRSAGLVG, from the coding sequence GTGGCAGAGACCCAGTCCGTGATCCCGTTCCTGCACGCGCTGGTCAGCACGAACGGCTCCGACCTGCACTGCAAGGTCGGCTCGGCGCCGCGCGTGCGCGTCGACGGCCGCCTGCGCAAGCTGCAGGCCCCCGACCTGCGGCCCGCCGACACCGAGCGCATGCTCGACGAGGTGCTGCCGGACGACCTCGTGGAGACGTTCCGCACCACCAAGGAGGCGGACTTCGCCTACTCGGTGCCCGGCGTGGGGCGCTTCCGCGTCAACGCCTACCAGGCGCGCGGTACGTACGGGCTGGTCTTCCGCCGCGTCGGCGTCGGGGCGCAGTCGCTGACCGAGCTGGGCCTGCCGGAGGTCGTCGGGGAGCTCGCCCTCGAGCCGCGCGGCCTCGTGCTCGTCACGGGCCCCACGGGCTCGGGCAAGACGACGACGCTGGCGTCGATGGTCGACCTCATCAACACGCTGCGCGAGGTCAACATCGTCACCATCGAGGACCCGATCGAGATCCTGCACGCGGACAAGCGCGCCATCGTGTCGCAGCGCGAGGTGCGCCAGGACACCGAGAACTTCACGGTCGCGCTGCGCGCCGCGATGCGCCAGGACCCGGACGTGATCCTCGTGGGCGAGATGCGGGACGTGGAGACGGTGCGGGCCGCGCTGTCCGCCGCCGAGACGGGCCACCTCGTGCTGTCGACGCTGCACACGATCGACGCCGCCGAGACCGTCAACCGCATCGTCGACTTCTTCCCGCCCCACGAGCAGAAGCAGGTGCGCATCGCGCTCGCGCAGGCGCTGCGGGGCATCGTGTCCCAGCGTCTGCTGCGCCGCGCCGACGGCACGGGCCGGGTGTCGGCCATCGAGGTCATGGTCAACACCGGCCGGACGGCCGAGGCGATCATCGAGCCGCAGGAGAACCCCCCGATCACGGAGCTGATCAAGGAGGGGGACTTCTACAAGATGCAGACCTTCGACCAGCACCTGTTCACGCTCGTGCGCGACGCGGTCGTCACGTACGAGGACGCGCTGGCCGTCGCGTCGAACCCGCACGACCTCACGCTGGAGCTGCGCTCGGCGGGGCTGGTCGGCTGA
- a CDS encoding response regulator transcription factor, producing MVNSGQQPGATTVLVVEDEPAIAQAIVHRLSAEGWHVESVGDGFAGVSAAARLQPDVVVLDVMLPGIDGLEVCRRIQAERPVPVLMLTARDDETDMLVGLGVGADDYMTKPFSMRELVARTKVLLRRTERAARAAELAAAQQPDPPLVAGDVTIDRAQRRVLRADREVHLTPTEFDLLLTLAQTPRTVLTREKLLADVWDWVDASGTRTVDSHVKALRRKLGADLIRTVHGVGYAFEPAGDDAADGPPDA from the coding sequence ATGGTGAACAGCGGGCAGCAGCCGGGCGCCACGACGGTCCTCGTGGTGGAGGACGAGCCGGCGATCGCGCAGGCCATCGTGCACCGCCTGTCGGCCGAGGGCTGGCACGTGGAGTCGGTGGGCGACGGCTTCGCCGGTGTGTCCGCGGCCGCGCGGCTGCAGCCCGACGTCGTCGTGCTCGACGTCATGCTCCCCGGGATCGACGGGCTGGAGGTCTGCCGCCGCATCCAGGCCGAGCGGCCGGTCCCGGTGCTCATGCTCACCGCGCGCGACGACGAGACGGACATGCTCGTCGGTCTCGGCGTCGGCGCGGACGACTACATGACGAAGCCCTTCTCGATGCGCGAGCTCGTGGCCCGCACCAAGGTGCTGCTGCGGCGCACCGAGCGGGCCGCCCGCGCCGCCGAGCTCGCGGCGGCGCAGCAGCCCGACCCGCCGCTCGTCGCGGGCGACGTGACCATCGACCGCGCGCAGCGGCGCGTGCTGCGCGCGGACCGCGAGGTCCACCTGACGCCGACGGAGTTCGACCTGCTGCTGACCCTCGCGCAGACCCCGCGCACCGTGCTCACGCGCGAGAAGCTCCTGGCCGACGTCTGGGACTGGGTGGACGCGAGCGGCACGCGCACGGTCGACTCCCACGTGAAGGCGCTGCGGCGCAAGCTCGGCGCGGACCTCATCCGCACGGTGCACGGGGTCGGGTACGCGTTCGAGCCCGCCGGCGACGACGCGGCCGACGGGCCGCCGGACGCGTGA
- a CDS encoding AAA family ATPase: MRQRLALATTLLGDPPVLLLDEPANGLDPEGIAWLRGFLRALAAEGRTVLVSSHVLSEVQQTVDDVVVIARGRLVHASSLADLARLARPRVRATSPDGARLADLVVRAGWSTAAPTATTAGPLTVEVHDVTPAEVGAAAFAAGVELHELAAVGAGLEQLFLDLVEQPPAAAGAPATGRAA; this comes from the coding sequence ATGCGGCAGCGGCTCGCGCTCGCCACGACCCTCCTCGGGGACCCGCCGGTCCTCCTGCTGGACGAGCCCGCCAACGGGCTGGACCCGGAGGGCATCGCGTGGCTGCGCGGCTTCCTGCGCGCGCTCGCGGCCGAGGGCCGGACCGTGCTCGTGTCCTCGCACGTGCTCTCGGAGGTGCAGCAGACCGTGGACGACGTCGTCGTCATCGCCCGCGGCCGCCTGGTGCACGCCTCGTCGCTCGCCGACCTCGCCCGCCTGGCGCGCCCGCGCGTGCGCGCGACGTCCCCCGACGGCGCCCGCCTCGCGGACCTGGTGGTGCGCGCGGGCTGGTCGACGGCCGCACCGACCGCGACGACCGCCGGACCGCTCACGGTCGAGGTGCACGACGTCACGCCCGCGGAGGTCGGTGCCGCGGCGTTCGCGGCGGGCGTGGAGCTGCACGAGCTCGCGGCCGTCGGCGCGGGGCTCGAGCAGCTCTTCCTCGACCTCGTCGAGCAGCCGCCCGCCGCGGCCGGCGCCCCGGCGACGGGGCGGGCCGCCTGA
- a CDS encoding ABC transporter permease subunit, translating into MGAALRTEYRKLVTTRLWWVLLLVMVVYMAFLSAVMAWAVSQGAGTGPAVPGGPGGAEGGLDPSGVVRTVYTIAVTFGYAFPLVVGTLAVTTEFRHRTVTPTFLLEPRRDVVLVAKLVVGAAAGVLFGVVGTAASAGTGALVLGLLGEPTGLDDAGTWGTLALSALALAVWAVVGVALGTVLTNQVAAVVVILAFTQFLEPVLRVVLGLTSWGQDVARYLPGAAGEAISGGSFYSEAAGVPLLPAWQGLLVLLGYAVVLAALGRLTTLRRDVG; encoded by the coding sequence ATGGGGGCGGCGCTGCGGACCGAGTACCGCAAGCTCGTCACGACCCGCCTGTGGTGGGTGCTGCTGCTCGTCATGGTGGTCTACATGGCGTTCCTCTCGGCCGTCATGGCGTGGGCCGTGTCCCAGGGCGCCGGGACCGGTCCGGCGGTGCCGGGCGGGCCCGGCGGTGCCGAGGGCGGCCTCGACCCGTCCGGCGTCGTGCGCACCGTGTACACGATCGCGGTCACGTTCGGGTACGCGTTCCCGCTGGTCGTCGGCACGCTGGCGGTGACCACCGAGTTCCGGCACCGCACCGTCACGCCCACGTTCCTGCTCGAGCCGCGCCGCGACGTCGTCCTCGTCGCCAAGCTCGTGGTCGGCGCGGCCGCGGGCGTGCTGTTCGGCGTGGTGGGCACGGCGGCGTCCGCCGGGACGGGCGCGCTCGTGCTGGGGCTGCTCGGCGAGCCCACCGGTCTCGACGACGCCGGCACGTGGGGCACGCTCGCGCTGTCGGCGCTCGCGCTGGCGGTCTGGGCCGTCGTCGGGGTCGCCCTGGGCACCGTGCTGACCAACCAGGTCGCCGCGGTCGTCGTCATCCTCGCGTTCACGCAGTTCCTCGAGCCCGTGCTGCGCGTGGTGCTCGGGCTCACGAGCTGGGGGCAGGACGTCGCGCGCTACCTGCCGGGCGCCGCGGGCGAGGCGATCTCGGGCGGCAGCTTCTACTCGGAGGCCGCGGGCGTGCCCCTGCTGCCGGCGTGGCAGGGGCTGCTCGTGCTGCTCGGCTACGCGGTCGTCCTGGCGGCGCTCGGACGCCTGACGACGCTGCGCCGCGACGTCGGCTGA
- a CDS encoding GlxA family transcriptional regulator — protein MLHSVAVLALPNAAPFELGTACEVFGIDRSDTGGPTFDFRVCGPTPGVPLPTKGGFSVVVEHGLEATRDVDLVVVPAYGAEPARLGEDVLQALRDAHDRGAWLLSICSGAFALGEAGLLDGRRCTTHWMHAAELAARFPTATVDPSVLFVEDGRVITGAGTAAGIDACLHLVRRELGGAAATAIARRMVVPPQRDGGQAQYIDMPLPEADTLAPLLTWMSEHLDAELTVPVLAARALMSPRTFARRFRAETGTTPAAWLARQRVARAQELLERTDVPVDEVARLCGLGSAAQLRHHFARTLGTSPQAYRRRFASTADAPAPHRSLVDA, from the coding sequence GTGCTGCACTCCGTCGCCGTCCTCGCGCTGCCGAACGCCGCCCCCTTCGAGCTGGGCACCGCCTGCGAGGTGTTCGGCATCGACCGCTCCGACACGGGCGGGCCGACGTTCGACTTCCGGGTCTGCGGGCCGACGCCGGGCGTGCCGCTGCCGACCAAGGGCGGGTTCTCCGTCGTGGTCGAGCACGGGCTCGAGGCGACGCGCGACGTCGACCTCGTGGTCGTGCCGGCCTACGGCGCCGAGCCCGCCCGGCTCGGCGAGGACGTGCTGCAGGCGCTGCGCGACGCCCACGACCGCGGTGCCTGGCTGCTGAGCATCTGCAGCGGGGCGTTCGCGCTGGGGGAGGCGGGGCTGCTCGACGGGCGTCGGTGCACCACCCACTGGATGCACGCGGCCGAGCTGGCCGCGCGCTTCCCGACGGCCACGGTCGACCCGTCCGTGCTGTTCGTGGAGGACGGGCGGGTGATCACCGGGGCGGGCACCGCCGCCGGCATCGACGCCTGCCTGCACCTCGTGCGACGCGAGCTCGGCGGTGCCGCCGCGACGGCGATCGCCCGCCGCATGGTCGTCCCCCCGCAGCGCGACGGCGGTCAGGCGCAGTACATCGACATGCCGCTGCCGGAGGCGGACACCCTCGCGCCGCTGCTGACGTGGATGTCGGAGCACCTCGACGCGGAGCTGACCGTGCCCGTGCTCGCCGCCCGGGCGCTCATGTCCCCGCGCACCTTCGCGCGCCGGTTCCGCGCGGAGACGGGGACGACGCCGGCGGCCTGGCTCGCGCGCCAGCGCGTCGCCCGCGCCCAGGAGCTGCTCGAGCGCACCGACGTGCCGGTCGACGAGGTCGCCCGCCTGTGCGGCCTGGGGTCCGCGGCCCAGCTGCGCCACCACTTCGCCCGCACGCTGGGCACGAGCCCGCAGGCCTACCGCCGGCGCTTCGCGAGCACCGCCGACGCCCCGGCGCCGCACCGCTCGCTCGTCGACGCCTGA
- the rsrA gene encoding mycothiol system anti-sigma-R factor has product MSTFEDERAEAPAPPAAPSADPCGGDVRCSEAVARLWEYVDSELGELDHERIAAHLAECRPCLEEEHVEVVMKQLVRRCCQEEAPATLRLRIHEQITVLRLRAAAGPDA; this is encoded by the coding sequence ATGAGCACGTTCGAGGACGAGCGCGCCGAGGCCCCGGCGCCGCCCGCGGCACCGTCCGCCGACCCGTGCGGCGGGGACGTGCGCTGCAGCGAGGCCGTGGCCCGGCTGTGGGAGTACGTGGACTCCGAGCTCGGCGAGCTCGACCACGAGCGGATCGCCGCGCACCTCGCGGAGTGCCGCCCGTGCCTGGAGGAGGAGCACGTCGAGGTCGTCATGAAGCAGTTGGTGCGCCGCTGCTGCCAGGAGGAGGCCCCGGCCACCCTGCGGCTGCGGATCCACGAGCAGATCACGGTGCTGCGCCTGCGGGCCGCCGCGGGCCCCGACGCCTGA
- a CDS encoding multifunctional oxoglutarate decarboxylase/oxoglutarate dehydrogenase thiamine pyrophosphate-binding subunit/dihydrolipoyllysine-residue succinyltransferase subunit, whose product MTQKAQSDPTRADFGANEWLVDELYEQYKKDRNAVDPAWWDFFEGYQPGTPSPAGDGRQAPAADGSSAPAAPPGTPANGTSAAPAAPPAPAASAPAAPAAPATPSRPRQPSGAAPEPQARQVDRTPGAAPRDVVATPSPVATAQPATAPYAEVAATRRTDDEVEPVDDVQKLRGPAARVVTNMEASLEVPTATSVRAVPAKLMVDNRIVINNHLSRGRGGKVSFTHLIGFALVEALGEMPAMNASYTLVDGKPGVLQPAHVNLGLAIDLAKPDGSRQLLVPSIKKAETLDFAQFWTAYEDVVRRARNGKLTVEDFAGTTISLTNPGTIGTVHSVPRLMQGQGTIVGVGAMDYPAEFAGTSAEQLNRMGVSKVLTITSTYDHRIIQGAQSGDFLRILGRKLLGEDGFYDRVFAALRVPYEPVRWVRDADHDPDAEAIKPARIAELIHAYRSRGHLMADTDPLAYRQRKHPDLDVQNHGLTLWDLDRTFPTGGFTGRNRATLRDVLGLLRDSYCRTIGVEYMHLQDPRQRRWLQERLESGYARTPREDQLRILRRLNAAEAFETFLQTKYVGQKRFSLEGGESLIPLLDAILSKAANGGLDEVGIGMAHRGRLNVLANIAGKSYGQIFSEFEGNQDPKSVQGSGDVKYHLGTEGTFTAESGATTAVYLAANPSHLEAVDPVLEGIVRAKQDRIDLGGDGFSVLPILIHGDAAFAGQGVVFETLNLAQLRGYRTGGTIHVIVNNQVGFTTGPSSSRSSQYATDVVKGLQVPVFHVNGDDPEACVRVAELAFEYREQFARDVVIDMVCYRRRGHNEGDDPSMTQPLMYNLIEAKRSVRKLYTETLVARGDITLEDAEQALRDYQAQLERVFTETREDGWTAPQGEVETVAGLERPESQQEDAGVMVGWQTAVPASVLERIGQAHVRAPEGFTVHPKLAQMLAKREQMSREGGIDWGFGEILAFGSLLVEGTPVRLAGQDSRRGTFVQRHAVLHDRETGAEWTPLLYLSGDQAKFWVYDSSLSEYAALGFEYGYSVERPDALVLWEAQFGDFVNGAQTVIDEFISSAEQKWGQRSSVVLLLPHGYEGQGPDHSSARIERFLQLAAEENMTVAQPSTPASYFHLLRRQAYRRPRRPLVVFTPKSMLRLKSATSKVEDFTSGTFRTVVGDELAAAKADQVTRVLLCSGKVYWDLLAHRAASGDQQTAIVRFEQLYPLEPEAIREALAPFDGAELVWVQDEPQNQGPWTYMSSHLPQLAERPLRVVSRPESASPAAGSAKKHAAEQKELVDAAFRR is encoded by the coding sequence GTGACCCAGAAGGCGCAGTCCGACCCCACCCGTGCCGACTTCGGCGCGAACGAGTGGCTCGTGGACGAGCTGTACGAGCAGTACAAGAAGGACCGGAACGCGGTGGACCCCGCGTGGTGGGACTTCTTCGAGGGCTACCAGCCGGGGACGCCGTCCCCCGCGGGCGACGGCCGGCAGGCCCCCGCGGCCGACGGCTCCTCCGCCCCCGCGGCGCCGCCGGGCACCCCGGCGAACGGCACCTCGGCCGCCCCTGCCGCACCGCCCGCCCCCGCCGCGAGCGCGCCGGCCGCTCCCGCCGCGCCGGCGACGCCGTCGCGGCCCAGGCAGCCGTCCGGTGCCGCCCCGGAGCCGCAGGCCCGGCAGGTCGACCGCACGCCCGGTGCCGCCCCGCGCGACGTCGTGGCGACCCCCTCCCCCGTCGCGACGGCGCAGCCCGCCACCGCCCCGTACGCCGAGGTCGCGGCGACGCGGCGCACCGACGACGAGGTCGAGCCGGTCGACGACGTGCAGAAGCTGCGCGGCCCCGCCGCCCGCGTGGTCACCAACATGGAGGCCTCGCTCGAGGTGCCGACGGCGACGTCGGTCCGCGCGGTGCCGGCCAAGCTGATGGTCGACAACCGCATCGTCATCAACAACCACCTGTCCCGCGGACGCGGCGGCAAGGTGTCGTTCACGCACCTCATCGGGTTCGCGCTCGTCGAGGCGCTGGGCGAGATGCCGGCGATGAACGCCTCGTACACGCTGGTCGACGGCAAGCCGGGCGTGCTGCAGCCCGCGCACGTCAACCTCGGCCTCGCGATCGACCTCGCCAAGCCCGACGGCTCGCGCCAGCTGCTCGTGCCGTCGATCAAGAAGGCGGAGACGCTCGACTTCGCGCAGTTCTGGACGGCCTACGAGGACGTCGTGCGCCGGGCGCGCAACGGCAAGCTCACGGTCGAGGACTTCGCCGGGACGACGATCTCGCTGACGAACCCGGGCACGATCGGCACCGTCCACTCGGTGCCGCGCCTCATGCAGGGCCAGGGCACGATCGTGGGCGTCGGCGCGATGGACTACCCGGCGGAGTTCGCCGGCACGTCCGCCGAGCAGCTCAACCGCATGGGCGTGTCGAAGGTCCTCACGATCACCTCGACGTACGACCACCGGATCATCCAGGGCGCGCAGTCGGGCGACTTCCTGCGCATCCTCGGGCGCAAGCTCCTCGGCGAGGACGGCTTCTACGACCGCGTCTTCGCGGCGCTGCGCGTGCCGTACGAGCCCGTGCGCTGGGTCCGGGACGCCGACCACGACCCGGACGCCGAGGCGATCAAGCCGGCCCGCATCGCCGAGCTCATCCACGCCTACCGCTCGCGCGGCCACCTCATGGCCGACACCGACCCGCTGGCCTACCGCCAGCGCAAGCACCCGGACCTCGACGTGCAGAACCACGGCCTGACGCTGTGGGACCTGGACCGCACGTTCCCGACCGGCGGCTTCACGGGCAGGAACCGCGCCACGCTGCGCGACGTGCTGGGCCTGCTGCGCGACTCGTACTGCCGCACCATCGGCGTCGAGTACATGCACCTGCAGGACCCGCGCCAGCGCCGCTGGCTGCAGGAGCGGCTCGAGTCCGGCTACGCGCGCACGCCGCGCGAGGACCAGCTGCGGATCCTGCGCCGCCTCAACGCCGCGGAGGCGTTCGAGACGTTCCTGCAGACGAAGTACGTGGGCCAGAAGCGCTTCTCGCTCGAGGGCGGCGAGTCGCTGATCCCGCTGCTCGACGCGATCCTGTCGAAGGCGGCCAACGGCGGCCTCGACGAGGTCGGCATCGGCATGGCGCACCGCGGCCGCCTCAACGTGCTCGCGAACATCGCCGGCAAGTCCTACGGCCAGATCTTCAGCGAGTTCGAGGGCAACCAGGACCCGAAGTCGGTGCAGGGCTCGGGCGACGTGAAGTACCACCTCGGCACCGAGGGCACGTTCACCGCCGAGTCCGGGGCGACGACCGCGGTGTACCTGGCGGCCAACCCGTCGCACCTCGAGGCGGTCGACCCGGTGCTCGAGGGCATCGTGCGCGCCAAGCAGGACCGCATCGACCTCGGCGGGGACGGCTTCTCCGTGCTGCCGATCCTCATCCACGGCGACGCGGCGTTCGCGGGCCAGGGCGTGGTCTTCGAGACGCTCAACCTCGCGCAGCTGCGCGGCTACCGCACGGGCGGCACGATCCACGTGATCGTCAACAACCAGGTCGGCTTCACGACCGGGCCGTCGTCCTCGCGCTCGTCCCAGTACGCGACCGACGTGGTCAAGGGCCTGCAGGTGCCGGTCTTCCACGTCAACGGGGACGACCCGGAGGCGTGCGTGCGCGTCGCGGAGCTCGCGTTCGAGTACCGCGAGCAGTTCGCGCGGGACGTCGTCATCGACATGGTCTGCTACCGCCGTCGCGGCCACAACGAGGGCGACGACCCGTCGATGACGCAGCCGCTCATGTACAACCTCATCGAGGCCAAGCGCTCGGTCCGCAAGCTCTACACCGAGACCCTCGTCGCCCGCGGCGACATCACGCTGGAGGACGCCGAGCAGGCGCTGCGCGACTACCAGGCCCAGCTGGAGCGGGTGTTCACCGAGACCCGTGAGGACGGCTGGACCGCGCCCCAGGGCGAGGTCGAGACGGTCGCGGGGCTCGAGCGGCCGGAGTCGCAGCAGGAGGACGCCGGCGTCATGGTCGGCTGGCAGACCGCCGTGCCGGCGTCGGTGCTCGAGCGCATCGGCCAGGCGCACGTGCGGGCCCCCGAGGGCTTCACGGTGCACCCGAAGCTCGCGCAGATGCTCGCCAAGCGCGAGCAGATGAGCCGCGAGGGCGGCATCGACTGGGGCTTCGGCGAGATCCTCGCGTTCGGCTCGCTGCTGGTCGAGGGCACGCCCGTGCGGCTCGCCGGGCAGGACTCGCGCCGCGGCACGTTCGTGCAGCGGCACGCCGTCCTGCACGACCGCGAGACCGGTGCCGAGTGGACGCCGCTGCTGTACCTGTCGGGCGACCAGGCGAAGTTCTGGGTGTACGACTCGTCGCTGTCGGAGTACGCGGCGCTCGGCTTCGAGTACGGCTACTCCGTGGAGCGTCCGGACGCGCTCGTGCTGTGGGAGGCGCAGTTCGGCGACTTCGTCAACGGCGCGCAGACGGTGATCGACGAGTTCATCTCGTCCGCCGAGCAGAAGTGGGGCCAGCGCTCGTCCGTCGTCCTGCTGCTCCCCCACGGCTACGAGGGCCAGGGGCCGGACCACTCGTCCGCGCGCATCGAGCGCTTCCTGCAGCTCGCGGCCGAGGAGAACATGACGGTCGCCCAGCCGTCGACGCCCGCGTCGTACTTCCACCTGCTGCGCCGCCAGGCGTACCGGCGCCCGCGTCGTCCGCTGGTGGTGTTCACGCCCAAGTCGATGCTGCGCCTGAAGTCGGCGACCTCGAAGGTCGAGGACTTCACGTCCGGCACGTTCCGCACCGTGGTGGGCGACGAGCTCGCGGCGGCGAAGGCGGACCAGGTGACCCGCGTGCTCCTGTGCTCGGGCAAGGTCTACTGGGACCTGCTCGCGCACCGCGCGGCGTCGGGCGACCAGCAGACGGCCATCGTGCGGTTCGAGCAGCTCTACCCGCTCGAGCCGGAGGCGATCCGCGAGGCGCTGGCCCCGTTCGACGGCGCCGAGCTGGTGTGGGTGCAGGACGAGCCGCAGAACCAGGGCCCGTGGACGTACATGTCCTCGCACCTGCCGCAGCTCGCCGAGCGCCCGCTGCGCGTGGTCTCGCGCCCGGAGTCGGCGTCGCCCGCCGCCGGGTCGGCCAAGAAGCACGCGGCGGAGCAGAAGGAGCTCGTGGACGCGGCCTTCCGCCGCTGA
- a CDS encoding cell wall metabolism sensor histidine kinase WalK, whose product MSGPTGPEARHARDGARGWQLPDVRPLDRLRSIKIKLGVLVAATVTLAALIIWIGYRQALGPSRTLPIAIVLSLALTQLLARGMTSPLREMTAAARAMAAGDYSRRVRSTSRDEVGQLADAFNTMADDLQQLDTFRRELVANVSHELRTPVTALQAQLENMVDGVSEPDPATLQTALAQTERLSRLVSSLLDLSRVEAGAVPLRVEEVELAQLLGQAADEASLVGAQKSLTFAVDVDPPDLTVPADPERLHQVVANLLHNAARHSPPGDEIRIEASRVGSDVRIDVVDHGPGIARDQRAHVFERFVRGNTPARTGQGSTGGTGLGLSIVRWAVELHGGHVEVADTATGCTMRVTLPSGRDRRTLPRPGARR is encoded by the coding sequence GTGAGCGGGCCGACGGGCCCCGAGGCGCGCCACGCCCGCGACGGCGCGCGGGGCTGGCAGCTGCCCGACGTGCGCCCGCTCGACCGCCTGCGCAGCATCAAGATCAAGCTCGGCGTGCTCGTCGCCGCCACCGTGACGCTCGCCGCGCTCATCATCTGGATCGGCTACCGCCAGGCCCTCGGCCCCAGCCGGACGCTGCCGATCGCGATCGTCCTCTCCCTCGCCCTCACCCAGCTGCTCGCGCGGGGCATGACGTCCCCGCTGCGCGAGATGACGGCGGCGGCCCGCGCGATGGCCGCGGGCGACTACAGCCGCCGGGTGCGGTCGACCAGCCGGGACGAGGTGGGCCAGCTCGCCGACGCGTTCAACACGATGGCGGACGACCTGCAGCAGCTCGACACGTTCCGGCGCGAGCTCGTCGCGAACGTCTCGCACGAGCTGCGCACGCCCGTCACGGCGCTGCAGGCCCAGCTGGAGAACATGGTCGACGGCGTGAGCGAGCCCGACCCGGCGACGCTGCAGACCGCGCTCGCGCAGACGGAGCGGCTGTCCCGGCTGGTGTCGTCGCTGCTCGACCTGTCCCGGGTCGAGGCGGGGGCGGTGCCCCTGCGGGTGGAGGAGGTCGAGCTCGCCCAGCTGCTGGGGCAGGCCGCGGACGAGGCGAGCCTCGTCGGTGCGCAGAAGTCGCTGACCTTCGCGGTCGACGTCGACCCGCCGGACCTCACGGTGCCGGCCGACCCCGAGCGCCTGCACCAGGTCGTCGCCAACCTGCTGCACAACGCGGCGCGCCACTCCCCGCCGGGCGACGAGATCCGCATCGAGGCGAGCCGGGTCGGCTCCGACGTGCGGATCGACGTGGTCGACCACGGCCCGGGCATCGCGCGCGACCAGCGCGCGCACGTCTTCGAGCGGTTCGTGCGCGGCAACACGCCGGCCCGGACGGGCCAGGGCTCGACCGGCGGGACCGGGCTGGGGCTGTCCATCGTGCGGTGGGCGGTCGAGCTGCACGGCGGGCACGTCGAGGTCGCCGACACCGCGACCGGCTGCACGATGCGCGTGACGCTGCCGTCGGGCCGCGACCGGCGCACCCTGCCCCGGCCGGGGGCACGCCGCTAG